The following are encoded in a window of Pseudalgibacter alginicilyticus genomic DNA:
- a CDS encoding DUF6943 family protein, which produces MLTFQIKTHKHGQTYSKPHFYILNKGLNSGKPCRTPIRNSFVISTETIEQKEALFQLSYMLLESKYYNYYLKGSVIPFIGINDVKNLLIKNHKYLKQQDFQTKIEAIKKVEVLEKGFQNKLKTIQELKTSLLRSCKLER; this is translated from the coding sequence ATGCTAACTTTTCAAATCAAAACCCACAAACACGGACAAACGTACTCAAAACCGCATTTCTACATCTTAAACAAAGGGTTAAATAGCGGAAAACCATGTAGAACCCCAATAAGAAACTCATTTGTTATTTCAACAGAAACAATTGAACAAAAAGAAGCTTTGTTTCAGCTATCATATATGTTGTTAGAATCCAAATACTATAATTATTATTTGAAAGGTTCTGTTATTCCTTTTATAGGCATAAATGATGTTAAAAATTTACTGATAAAAAATCATAAGTACCTAAAGCAACAAGATTTTCAAACAAAAATTGAGGCAATAAAAAAAGTAGAGGTCCTAGAAAAAGGTTTTCAAAATAAATTAAAAACCATTCAAGAACTAAAAACCTCCTTATTAAGATCCTGTAAATTGGAAAGGTAA